The Fusarium fujikuroi IMI 58289 draft genome, chromosome FFUJ_chr05 DNA segment CAGTAGACCAATGGTACCAGGACCGATGGCAAAACTCATCGGTATAATCTCACTTTCTCTTAAGCCGCATTGATACCCGCAGGCATCAGTATTGCTCCTGCGAGACCAGATGCGATTGAATCTTTCGTGGATAAAAACCATACCTCTTTGCAGTGTGGCATACTTGCCAGCTTGTCTTAGAGGTTTTGCAAGAGCCCGATACCACTCATGGAAAACCACGCAGCGAAACGTACGACTGAAAGATATACTTGGTATTGTGAGCAGGAGTGCATAAGTCTAcgatattataaaagaaggATCGCATGTATATACCTTTGCTATATGGTAAGTCCATAGGCTGTCTCATACATTGGCGTACACGACCAACGCTTGTTACCTCAGTTAAGCTGTCAGGCAAGCTCAAATTTCACAGTCACACGGCCAATCACTGGTGAATAAACTTCTTTGAATTTAGGTTTCCACTCATTTTTCATACACAATACAAGAGAGGGGATGCCACATATAGTATAGGCGCCGTGTCATCGCACGTTATTCTGTCCCCTCATCCGCTTCGCTGGCCAATTCCAGCATCATCTCCAGATTTTCCACAAATTCCCCTACCCAAAAAAAGACACATACGCCAGGCTCAGGTGAAAAGCAATAATAATACACAGAGCGTCCGCAGCCCATCAGGAACCTTTCCCTCCCGAGGTTGTGCTGCTCAAAGGCCGTTGTCGTTCATTGTTACAGTTGGTCGTATCGTTATGCGTTCAAGCGAGCTGTCGCTGACGTTCTCGCCGTATCGTCTCGAGGACTCCCATTACGCCATTGTTGCGCAATCGTTCGAGGACGAGTTTCATGCCATCTCGGCTTTTTCCCATTTGATCCTGCGTCTTGGTAGAGGCGATGCTCTCGATGCTGCGCTGAATACCCTTCGTGCCCCAGCCACCAATGATACCATTCTTGAACCAACCGTCCTCTTGGGCTTGTCCCAGCTTGCCCCTAATTTTATCACCAAGTCTTGACCTAAACTGAACCATAGTCGTCACAGCAGTCTCGTTAGGATTCTGGTTAGCGCCCTCGGCAGGGATGTTGAACTCTTGCTTTTCAATGACAGAAAGCACGCCGGTGAAATTGAGGTTTCGACTCTCCGTCTTCATCCAACCCTCCTTGATATCCACAACACTCGTCTCGAGGATGTATGAAGCCTTGTCTCCAGAGCCACCGCCGGTGACACTGGCA contains these protein-coding regions:
- a CDS encoding UPS1-like protein, whose amino-acid sequence is MVLTHTTNHNYNHPFPTVTLAYFLRYSSPQLNPFAAHVLSTDTIESYVDPKTRRLHTTRIHLKKSRMPGAVYKLLPASVTGGGSGDKASYILETSVVDIKEGWMKTESRNLNFTGVLSVIEKQEFNIPAEGANQNPNETAVTTMVQFRSRLGDKIRGKLGQAQEDGWFKNGIIGGWGTKGIQRSIESIASTKTQDQMGKSRDGMKLVLERLRNNGVMGVLETIRRERQRQLA